The sequence below is a genomic window from Brachyhypopomus gauderio isolate BG-103 chromosome 5, BGAUD_0.2, whole genome shotgun sequence.
TTAGCAGAAACTAAGTATTTTTAAGGCTATAGAGGATCTGTCCATCTGAGGTGAACGTATTCCAATGACTGGACAGCTGACATGCGTTCTGGCTGTAGCTTTTAGCAGGCAGGTCAGCTACTCTGACTGTGGTCAGCAGGCAGACAGCCCAGCGCCTCTGGTCAGCGTCCAGCAGCCATTGCCGTCAGCTGGCTGGCGAGACGCCCTGCGGTCTGTGCATGGTTCGGCTGCTTTAGAAGTGGCTGGTGTGCATTCCAGACCCAACCAGCCGCTCCACGCACACCCTGTGTCCCCACATACGCCCCAGTGGGCAGAAATAGGCCCGGCTGCAACCCTCACCTGAGTGACTGCAGGATGGCATTCATGAAACATGTGTTGCCAAGGTTACGCAGGCCAGTGGCACCCAGAGCCGAAGAGCCATCCTAAGGGCAGTTAGGAAAAATGTTTTAGGAGCAACGTTAATTTGAAGGCTGATATAATTTGAAGCTGTATAATTTCTCCGAATCATGTTTATAAATATGCAGAGGCCATTCACCACATCATTCAAATACCTACCATATCACTCCCACAATTCAAAGAAAATTACTCATTTCAATAATTTCTCTAAAATCATCAGGTATAGTTCTTTTTAGAGAAAGACAAAATGCTACTTCAGTGGTTTTTGGAGTGCACACTTACAAAGTCATCTGGCATCTTGTTGTCAGGAGAGGAATCACCTGAGAGCTTcctttttctctgtctgtcaGTGTTCGTCATAGAGCTGAAACAcagaggtgtgttctctgtctGTCAGTGTTCGTCATAGAGCTGAAACAcagaggtgtgttctctgtccAGCATGATGCATATTGACTATAATTCTTAAATGCAAAATTGCAGAAAGTTTTCAAGATAAGACTGAAAAAGTCTCAATCGACATGCATAGAGTGTATGTATGGAAAAAATACCCAGTCAGGAAGTAAACATTGGCCATTTGATCAGTAATAGTTTTAGGGACTGATTATTGTTATGTGAATTAACTTTATTAACTTTATCACTAGTGGCACAATCACAGAGTACTTTAGACAACAGTAAAACAACAAATACACAATCAAATGGCCTGCACTTATTATTGAAATTATGTTAAAAAACTAGAAAAAAATCAGGGTCAATCTAACTTACATTTAGTGGCATTCTAGTAAACAAGTATTTACTCACAGTCAATAAAAAGAGAGTGTAAAAaaagtaaacagaaagtgtaactTTCACCATCAGTTGTGATGCTATATAACTTCTccagagctgtgttgtgtaacCAACAGCTACTAGCACATTACCTCCTCTGGGAGTGAATACAGTACTCACTTCTCTAAACTCTGAAgatgctctctcactctctgcacCAGGCCCATTTTGGTATCATTCACCACAAATTCATCACATCGATAGCTAAACAGGATTAAAACAATATGATCATTACAACAATAAAAGATATTCACCCAGGACAGAAATTTCTAAGAATTCTCCCACTATGAATGTTTTCCCGGAAAATAAGTGTTAAGTTAAAATCAGGGCTTCAGGTGACAAACCAGAATGTGCTATAGCTGCTGCAGTCCATGCACACAGAGTGCTGGTGTGACGTCTCCTTATCTGGTTTGTTCTGACCACCTGCTGCACTCTTAATCTCCTCAAAGTGTTTCTTCGCATGGCCATTGACATACCTTGCaaaagaattttttttaaacctgtgcTACTGATCCACTGAGAAAATGGAAATTTAAATAGCTATGTCACAATCAAAAACAACTGCAGTTAATCTTTTGACAGTGAATAAATTATATTTGGGACTACAAAGGCTTGATTTGTTATCAGTGCGTGAGCAAACACTTACCTTCCACAATGCACATTCAAGCATGTAAGGCAAACCCAAGGACTTTTGTTTGACCGGCAAACTAGACAATCAGAAAAGAAACATGATTTTAAATCACAACATCATATATTCCATTAGTACGGGACCTAAGTCAAGCATTTTGATGTTTCATCCATTTCATAAAATAATATACATACCCAGGTtttgcgtacacacacacatattacactgCACATATACACTAGTTCCACCCCCCAGTAAATAAGAGTGCCGCCTGTAGGAAACCTGATGCAACTGCACAGGAAGAATCAAGATATGGTATTACCGCAAACCAGGTGAGCTAACCTGCCTCAACTACACGTAGTTCACCAAGATCTACAATAAACCCCACATGTTGGCTGTCTGCTGCCATGTAGCGAGCTAGACAGTTACTTTGACTCGATCAGGTTATTTTACATAACTTACCTATTAACAGTAACTACACATCATCTAGGCAATTAACAGCCGGCTTATTAAGAAACTGTTGAGCAGCTAGGCAGCTGTCAGTCGCCCAACACTCACCGTTACAACACCAGGAAGAGGGCGAGCCATGGGGCAGTCGAGCCGCGTCcagcgacacacacacgttggaGCCCAGATGAGGGCACTCCATGTCTAACGTATCTGGATAACTGCTTGGAAAGCAAACTAGCCGGGTTAACTTGGGCTGACTTCAAGCTAGCCGGGTTAACTTGTGCTGACTTCAAGCTAGCCGGGTTAACCTAGCCCGACTTCAAACTAGCCGGGTTAACCTAGTCCGACTTCACACTAGCCTGAGTTCAAGTTAGCCGGTTTAACCTAGCCTGAGTTCAAGCTAGCCAGCTAAGTGTAGCTAACCCGTTTCCGTGTGCTCCTACCACAACCGGGTATTTCCACACGACATTTAGACAACGTTTGTCgatatatataaaaaagaaCCGTCTGTAAAAATAACAGACAAAATACCGTTAGCCACGTTAGCGTATCTAGCTAACTAGCCGACCCGGGTaactagcctagcctagccggCTAGCTAATGTGCTAGCGCGCGAGACGGCCTTGGTTACAGCTGCATGGTTTCAGCAGCACATCCGCCGTCTCCAACACAAATCGGCTACAACTAAAAAATGCCTCCGTTTAGAAGTCTGCGCGATAGATACTGAATACGAGAcgcatttttaaaataaagtaagCTGCGGTTCACGTGTCCGGACCGTACGGATGGTCCCGTTTGTTGCCGCTAATCGTAAATCATAATCTGGTCCACGGACTCGCGTGGACGAGGAAGTGGTCGTGACGTCACAGGCCCAACGTGGTCGGACGACGTAAGAAGAAAGATAAGAGACTTGACGCGTTTCTGTCTGAAGACGAAAAACTTTTACATAAAAACGAGCGAATGTGTTGCACGCGTGTAACGTGTTCAATTGCACAGGTGAAATAACTTGTCTTACAAGTTACAGTGCGCATCTGTGCGAGGATTTCGCAAGTTATAATTGAGACGGTTCACAATGTTCTAGGGCAGTGAAATCGTGGGCTACTCTACACTGTTGTACCCGTTAGAATGTTAAACATTTTCAGGGCTGAAAACCATttcatatatgtatttattatttaatacTATGTAATAATTGTGTGTAATAATATGtaataaatatatgtatatataaacgtaatgaatattatattttatatgtaACAGTCTAATATGTAATTACACTAATGCAAGTCATGTCTTTATCTTTTACAAAATGtatctttatttgtttttgcatATTCCAATATATTGTCAATTCCAATATGTGACAACATTCTAAAAAAAGTTGAAAATGCCATTACCCTTCCATTAAAGAGGTATTTTAAAATGCAATCTAAGAGGTACTGAAGAACTGTGATAAATTGATGGGACATACTGAATACATTAACTTCAATCATGGAATGGGGAAAATaagcaacacattgaacaaagTAACACATGAAAAAaagttaattaaaacattatcGGATTATTTAACACATTTTTGAGAAATTATTGTTGGGTTTTTTCAGGTTTGGTCCCCGAACTGAATAATATGACCTCTAAAATAATATGCCATGTATTTAAATGTCAATAACATTAATAACCTTAATCTTGTAGTTCATCATCTTGCGTTGTTATTAACCTATGCATATCTTAAAGGCAACTttacaatacaaacatgtttcatTAATGTTCTCGAGTGATGACCTAAGATGCTGGCAGGCTTTGCTGTTGTATCAAAGATATGGTAGGGAGAACAGGTACTGATGCTAACTTTGAATGTTCAAACTGTGCTGTGTACTCATGCCATTTCAATCTTTTCTCTCTGGAGTGGCGTCTCTGCTCCAGTAGACCTTTTGTCTTCTTTTGCATTTGCTTTGCTTTTTTTAGGACTAGGCCTGTCAAGGAAAGAAAAATAGATTCTATGAGAATGTAGTTTTCCAATTTGATCTGAAGAACATTCAGATGGTTCTGGTGTTTCGGCTCTGGTGGAGCAAATATATAGCtaaacaaatatataaacaaatatatagCTACTAACCTGTTCTTCAGCAACAGAACAAGCACGACAATGAGAATGATAGCTCCTACAATGCCTAAAACAACTCCCAAAATGAGACCTGTACAAAatgataaatattgtgttttattttaaagaaataaacacaaacaaacaagcaatcaAATCAATAAAAAGCCTACCAACTGGTGTGTCTGATTCCACATCCTCTTCCTTCTCCTGACCTTCACCTGTTCACAACAAATTCCCAAGGTCTATTAGACACATGCTTTTGAAAATGTgcttaaatacacaaaaaacTTTAATGAATCAATTTCATATTTACTTTTTATTCCAAAACATGTAGAATTGCATTGATGTGCATCCAAAAATCGGTTTCCGTTGCCCACACAACCAGTCCAAGAGAACGTTTTGCACTTTCCATATACAGAATCATAGTAGTATCGCAGGTATGAGCCGTAGCAGCTTCCTGGAGCCTTTTCAAAGTTGCAAGCTTTGCGTCCTAGAAAAAATCAAAATATTACTGTGAGGCTGTGGTCTATTTCACCAGTAGGTAGAGGATTTTAATTTTGTCACATCCTAAAATACTGTatttttgtatatttgtatacTCGTTATCATACCCAATGGCAATTCCAAGTGTAAATTTCGAAAGTACACATGAAAAATGATGAAATGAAAATTTACACTAGACTGTTGTATATTTATTAAAGCTAAAGGAAACTCACTGTCTGTTGGATATATAGACTCAGCCCTGGCTGAGCAGTTTTTCATGCAGTACACCTCAGCAATGAAGCGGTTTGAATTTCCTCCCTGGCCCTGGTATCGGAATGGATAGCACTTGTCTGCAGTCTTGTTGTAGTACAAGTAGACTACAACATCTGTTCCTGTTCCCTCGTCTTTTGGCTGGTCACAAAGAGCTATATTTTGAGAGAGATATTGTATAATAttttaattaagaaacaaaGGCATGTTACaacatttacaaataaacaACCTACAAAaagtaacagtaaaaaataGTGAAAACAGCCCGGAAAACCTATATATAACGTTTCCTTAAAAGGGAAAATAATCAAATGGAAGAATGTAATGTTTAACTGCTTTTACAACAGCCCACACCTAGGTTTTATGACGATTGTAAAGTCAGTAGGCTACATGAAACTAAACCTTTGTTACTAACCATAAAGGTTGTGTACTAGCTCTTTACTTCACAAAAAGGTTCCACAGGTGACACACAGTCAATTTTTATTCATACATACTACCTAGATATAACTCCCTACATGAATATGTATGATTCCACTGAAATATGACTGTAGCAAACAGTGAACATAAGAAAACATAAGGAAAAGAGTGAACATAAGGAAATTATTACCAGTGCTTTAGTTGGTTATACTGACAGTGTAACTTGATGACATTTGTTGCAAACTTTTTctgtaaattcatattttaTCCTTTTTAAGTAAAAGCCCTTCAAAACCAAGGCCCGTTTTACTGAGTCACATGGTAGCCAAATGGAACTGACTGGTCACATAAATCCATCTGCCCAACTGAATACGTATTGTGCCAAAATCAAAAGTCAATACATAATGATTATGATATCCAACAGTAATTTAAACACATATAATTTCTAATCACCTATTCTTACATCTTGAACGGTCTCTTAAAGTATGCAAACAACATACGTTAAGGGTGTAACCATGCTAAGAGGGCACACGGTAACcccaaataaatatattttgattACCTATGATCCAAATATTTTTATGTAAATAAGGGCAATAAACATTTGAGGAAAGGGTCAGCACACTTACATGGGCTGGCAGCCTGTCCCTTGAAACAGCAGAATattgcaaaaataaaaaatattcttAGATTCCTCATGGTGGAGTGTTCTGTGATGATGTAGCAGAAATGAATGAGGGTTCAAAAATTACAGTGAAAGAACAGAGGACATTATGACCTTTGTACCTTCCTGATAAGTTGGCAGAGGAGAGACTAGAAGAGGAAGTTTAGTTGTAATAGATCCTCTGCTATTGGATTATCCTATAACCCAATCAGGTTGGATTCGACAGTATCGAGTATTTTTCATATAGGCCTATCAAAGAACAATTTTTACTTACACGTCTGAATGTTCATCATCTTGACATATTTTATCATGTAATACACAATACTGCTTTTGTCAATGGTTTGTTCAACCACTCCTAAATCATATACTTGCCTGAATGCTGACATGTTTTATGGTAGCATGGGGAAAACCTCTAATGAATATGTATATATCTAAAACTAACTTTAAGGAGCTGGGTAGAACTAGTATTACATAAAGAAAAACAGGATTTCCTCATATATAGCCTACTTAGTGCTCCCAAAAGGGGTTACATTTCTACCAGAAGATCTTCAGCAAACATTCGTAATAGTATCAGAGGACAAGCCAACATCTCTAAATACTGGTAACTAGAAGTGGTCTTACAAACCACTGTGGGAGTAAAAAGTGTAAGGGCCTCTATCATGGAAAACTGAATTTCCTTCACTTCATTGAAATAATGAatactcagaggtgggtagaatattcaacaattttactcaagtaaaacaatgacttaatgataacaaaaagaatgtattataaataaatataatatataaaaattatttattataaataatgtgtatttttgtttgttcctaattattaggcctgtgtaactttaatgtgttccacaaaggcactaactgatgagactgtcagccaatacgtgtagctacaacttgacgccaactgaatcaatttgtagcaaacttaatcattgtatattgctagtgtgtacactcagagtgttcactggtttttagtattgcactgcgttacatttcataaatacatcatacaaacgttatgcctcagagatatagcattacacataattatacatacggcaaacttatcacatcgtgtttcctcaaatttgatgttgagttcttgtaggctgaaatgtccacacgtttggcagacacaactgacagcgcattatagAACTGTCCCTTTTACGCGTTTGTAATGTGAACATTGGCTGTACGAGgccagggatgctcggtaggtttttctgtcaccatactgtcttgctacggtggagaaagtttgcgtatgtgatcacgtgaattatttacaaaacgaaagtaacggtagcgcgcggcgcaaatccgattgtaacggagtaaaagtcgcgtttttctcagcacatatttactcaagtaaaagtagaagtatttcatattaaaactactcttacaagtacatttttgtccaaaaagctacttgagtaaatgtaacggagtaaatgtaatgcgttcctacccacctctgtgaATACTGAAGATGTGTAAATATTGTTAAAGTTTCAGAACACACCCTATAAAATGGATAGCTACGATTCTGAAATCTGATTGTTTGAAAATCACacgagtgtttgtgtgtgtgtgtgtgtgtgtgtgtgtgtatacatatataccgTCACTGGTCTAAACGCTGCTCAAATgaagcagccaatcagaacagagCTCATTTTCTTATATCCGTTTTAAAGATGCATAAACAGGCTGATATGGCATAAAGATACACAAGCGCCGTAAGTAGACATCAAAGAAAACGATAGAATAAAAGataaatatacaatatttcaTAAAATTTTGCTTCCACAACAGATCACTGCAGCGGTCATCACCAGCCCACCTGcaatgaaaaaataataaaaatggttCAAATGAAAGAATAAAAGAGATCGATTGATTAAATGTTAAAATTAACACTGAATATTAAATCCTCACTCCCTGTTCTTCACTAGTACGATTACACTAACACGAACCTCTCGAAATGTAAACCAGTGTAGAAACCTCAGTAAATCACGTGTTGTCTAACGCCTGGGGGTCTGTTGACTGCATTTTAAACTCCAGTAGCGACTCGCGCTTCTATTTTCTATTTTATACTAAACCTCACATATTTCTGCCTGTCGCGACATCCCTATCTAATTCTCAACTAAATGCAAGTTTcaaaattaa
It includes:
- the LOC143513972 gene encoding inter-alpha-trypsin inhibitor codes for the protein MSRQAEILFTEGQAASPSLCDQPKDEGTGTDVVVYLYYNKTADKCYPFRYQGQGGNSNRFIAEVYCMKNCSARAESIYPTDRRKACNFEKAPGSCYGSYLRYYYDSVYGKCKTFSWTGCVGNGNRFLDAHQCNSTCFGIKSEGQEKEEDVESDTPVGLILGVVLGIVGAIILIVVLVLLLKNRPSPKKSKANAKEDKRSTGAETPLQREKIEMA